The Arctopsyche grandis isolate Sample6627 chromosome 10, ASM5162203v2, whole genome shotgun sequence genome window below encodes:
- the LOC143918076 gene encoding cytochrome b-c1 complex subunit 10-like: MSLMNKMGPRQLQLMAGWSKTVATFGATTAIGFIYFSDWRVIASHIPFYGGKFKPVEE, translated from the coding sequence ATGAGTCTGATGAACAAGATGGGTCCTCGGCAGCTGCAGCTGATGGCGGGCTGGTCCAAGACGGTGGCCACCTTCGGAGCGACGACTGCCATCGGCTTCATCTACTTCAGCGACTGGCGGGTCATCGCCTCTCACATCCCCTTCTACGGCGGCAAGTTCAAGCCCGTCGAAGAATAG